A region of Chloracidobacterium sp. DNA encodes the following proteins:
- a CDS encoding DUF3857 domain-containing protein, protein MCKKVKKLTTLFSSLAVFLAFAATVRADDAPTWLKQAAAATVPAYEKAVPAVVLHDEEQVTLNGDGKLVTIDNYAIKLLTREGKEYAMATAFYWVSSGKVRDINAWIIRPDGTVKSYDKKAMYDRIADPDDVYDEGRIKRIDASGDVDIGYVFGYTTVSENTPLFYQDQWRFQNRLPTLLSRYSLNLPAGWTAKSLTFNSSEIKPQVNGSSYSWELRNLGWIPFEPLGPDVDSLTPRISVNYSPENKSQSTRPAFANWTDVSVWGTALHDPQVIVDDNIAAKARELTENATTEFEKIRLIANYVQNLQYISIDIGVGYGNGYKPRPSSLVLGRGYGDCKDKANLMRALLRVLKIDAYPIAIYSGDPTYVREQFASPRQFNHCIIAVKVSDATKAASVIEHEKLGRLLIFDATDPYTAVGDLPGDEQGSLAVIMAGDKGGLIRMPVTPPETDQTQRNIEVTLSGLGEIKGSIREKNRGQDATYIRVMSRLYSASDFQKMVESWLTRGATGAVLEDLKTKDEMSLSAFDLDINFSVARYAQLMRGNMLVFKPVIVGRRKETHLTENKRVTPVELDSTAMNETTTFVLPDGFLVDEMPPATNFEASFGKYKSSCEVKADRLVCTRILSLNRTILPVEKYSTAKEFFSKVRDAEQVPVVLIKK, encoded by the coding sequence CCGGCATATGAAAAAGCTGTGCCTGCAGTAGTGCTGCATGACGAGGAACAGGTCACTCTTAACGGCGACGGCAAACTCGTAACTATTGATAATTATGCGATCAAGCTTCTTACCCGTGAGGGAAAAGAATATGCCATGGCAACGGCATTCTATTGGGTAAGCTCAGGCAAGGTCCGCGACATCAACGCATGGATCATCAGGCCCGACGGAACGGTAAAATCGTACGACAAGAAGGCGATGTACGACCGCATCGCAGACCCTGACGACGTTTATGATGAAGGGCGCATAAAACGAATTGATGCTTCAGGTGATGTGGACATCGGATATGTTTTTGGATACACAACGGTTTCGGAAAATACGCCGTTGTTTTATCAAGACCAATGGCGCTTTCAGAATAGGCTGCCGACTTTGCTTTCTCGTTATTCACTCAATCTGCCTGCCGGTTGGACCGCAAAAAGCCTTACTTTCAATTCGTCCGAGATAAAACCTCAGGTGAATGGATCATCCTATTCGTGGGAGTTGCGAAATCTCGGATGGATACCGTTTGAACCGCTTGGGCCGGATGTCGACAGCCTCACTCCGCGCATTTCAGTCAACTATTCACCCGAAAATAAATCTCAGTCGACACGTCCTGCGTTTGCGAATTGGACGGACGTCTCCGTCTGGGGAACAGCTCTTCACGACCCTCAGGTCATTGTTGACGATAACATTGCCGCAAAAGCAAGAGAGTTGACCGAAAATGCGACAACGGAGTTTGAAAAGATCCGCCTAATCGCCAATTACGTTCAAAATTTGCAGTACATTTCCATCGATATCGGCGTCGGCTATGGAAACGGCTATAAGCCACGGCCGTCTTCACTCGTGTTGGGTCGGGGGTATGGCGACTGCAAGGACAAGGCGAACCTCATGCGTGCCCTTCTCAGGGTATTGAAGATTGATGCTTACCCTATCGCCATTTACTCAGGTGACCCGACATATGTGCGGGAGCAGTTTGCGTCTCCGCGACAGTTCAATCACTGTATCATCGCTGTAAAAGTAAGTGATGCTACCAAAGCCGCAAGTGTGATCGAACACGAAAAACTAGGCCGCCTTTTGATTTTTGATGCAACCGACCCTTATACGGCTGTCGGAGACCTGCCTGGCGACGAACAGGGCAGCCTCGCTGTAATTATGGCTGGCGACAAGGGCGGCCTTATACGTATGCCCGTAACACCGCCCGAAACAGATCAAACGCAAAGAAATATTGAGGTTACACTAAGCGGCCTCGGCGAGATCAAGGGCAGCATTCGGGAGAAGAATCGCGGTCAGGATGCGACCTACATTCGCGTGATGTCGAGATTGTATTCTGCTTCCGATTTTCAGAAGATGGTTGAGAGTTGGTTAACGCGCGGTGCGACCGGAGCGGTGCTTGAAGATCTCAAAACAAAGGACGAAATGAGCTTGTCCGCGTTTGATCTCGATATAAACTTTTCGGTGGCGAGATATGCCCAATTGATGCGGGGCAATATGCTGGTTTTCAAGCCCGTGATCGTCGGTAGACGAAAAGAAACTCATTTGACCGAAAACAAGCGGGTGACACCGGTTGAGCTCGACTCGACGGCAATGAACGAAACCACGACCTTTGTTTTGCCGGACGGTTTTCTGGTTGATGAAATGCCGCCGGCGACCAATTTTGAGGCCTCGTTCGGCAAATATAAATCAAGCTGCGAGGTCAAAGCCGATAGACTGGTGTGCACGCGTATCTTGTCTTTGAACCGGACAATTCTTCCGGTCGAAAAATACTCGACGGCCAAGGAGTTCTTTTCCAAGGTACGCGACGCTGAACAGGTTCCTGTTGTTTTGATAAAGAAATAG
- a CDS encoding anti-sigma factor, with protein MSDDKQEKLIDLLILQAVSGLDQAEKGELYALDPNSADEFSSIETTVAAINIAGAPIDEPLPSHLFSKITAEAQDFVGASEAESPWPPSKIRQQEAEPAGVSWFGWLGWAAAAAACVALALNIWFTRTKPIDVAEVKTPPPVIKPVTPTEQREELIRSATGMVKANWAAGNVKEISQITGDVVWSDEKQTGYMRFKGLPKNDGTKETYQLWIFDKTQKKETPIDGGTFDVTADGEVIIPINAKLKAQGAEMFAITIEKPGGVVVSDRKKIAALAKVGSTS; from the coding sequence ATGAGCGACGATAAACAAGAAAAACTCATAGACCTCCTTATCTTGCAAGCCGTTTCAGGGCTCGATCAAGCCGAAAAAGGCGAACTATACGCCCTTGATCCGAACTCGGCTGATGAATTTAGTTCGATCGAAACGACCGTCGCGGCTATCAACATTGCGGGAGCGCCTATTGATGAACCGCTTCCATCACACCTCTTTTCAAAGATAACGGCAGAGGCACAAGATTTTGTCGGTGCGTCAGAAGCGGAATCGCCATGGCCGCCTTCGAAGATTCGTCAGCAAGAGGCTGAGCCAGCCGGAGTGTCGTGGTTCGGTTGGCTTGGTTGGGCCGCTGCAGCAGCAGCTTGTGTTGCACTCGCTCTAAACATCTGGTTCACTCGAACCAAACCAATCGATGTAGCGGAGGTTAAGACCCCGCCACCTGTAATTAAGCCTGTTACTCCGACTGAGCAGCGTGAGGAATTGATACGTTCGGCAACCGGAATGGTCAAAGCGAATTGGGCAGCCGGAAATGTAAAAGAAATTTCTCAGATAACCGGTGATGTGGTTTGGAGTGACGAAAAACAGACTGGCTACATGAGGTTTAAAGGGCTGCCAAAGAACGACGGCACAAAAGAAACCTATCAGCTCTGGATATTCGATAAGACTCAGAAGAAAGAGACCCCTATCGACGGCGGAACGTTCGATGTGACGGCTGACGGCGAGGTTATTATTCCCATCAACGCCAAACTAAAAGCTCAAGGCGCCGAAATGTTCGCCATCACGATCGAAAAACCCGGCGGCGTCGTCGTTTCGGACCGCAAAAAGATCGCAGCTCTCGCTAAGGTTGGAAGCACATCCTAA
- a CDS encoding sigma-70 family RNA polymerase sigma factor, which produces MTEAILQRIANGDRDAVQDCLKKYGALVWSLARKMLRNSDDAEDAVQEIFIDVWKNAARFDASKASEITFVAMIARRRLIDKIRHSTRRISADSIDDVLLEPFTRADKTMQTGLEAEQAAEALRNLRPEQQQVLNLSIVQGMSHQEIAERLGIPLGTVKTHARRGILEVREHLGLGGTQVSREVRA; this is translated from the coding sequence GTGACCGAAGCCATCTTACAACGCATAGCAAATGGTGACAGAGACGCCGTGCAGGATTGTCTGAAAAAATATGGCGCACTGGTATGGTCGCTTGCTCGAAAGATGCTCCGAAATTCCGACGATGCCGAGGACGCCGTGCAGGAAATATTTATCGATGTCTGGAAAAACGCCGCTCGTTTTGATGCCTCAAAAGCCTCCGAGATCACTTTTGTCGCGATGATCGCCCGACGCCGTCTTATCGACAAGATACGCCACTCTACACGTCGAATTTCCGCCGATTCCATCGATGATGTTTTATTGGAGCCATTTACGCGGGCGGATAAAACAATGCAGACAGGTTTAGAGGCTGAACAAGCGGCAGAGGCACTGCGTAACCTGCGCCCAGAGCAGCAGCAAGTGTTAAATCTCTCGATAGTACAGGGAATGTCGCATCAGGAGATCGCCGAGCGATTGGGAATACCGCTCGGGACAGTTAAGACGCACGCAAGACGCGGCATTTTAGAGGTAAGAGAACATTTAGGCCTAGGCGGAACACAGGTCTCACGGGAGGTAAGGGCATGA
- a CDS encoding vitamin K epoxide reductase family protein translates to MTLTDANEKPRTTIAKLPFAAAIVALLGLADAIYLTIHHYTAEAVPCGLEFDCGAVLNSSYAEIAGVPLAAFGAAAYFAAFSLALLTAFGNRITWNLFGIQATMMAVVSGYLIYVQYAFINAWCQYCLISAGISFTLFLLFWVSALLKTRKAV, encoded by the coding sequence GTGACGCTAACTGACGCCAACGAAAAACCTCGAACGACGATCGCCAAACTGCCATTCGCAGCGGCGATCGTCGCGTTGTTGGGTTTGGCTGATGCGATCTACCTAACGATCCATCATTACACGGCCGAGGCGGTTCCGTGCGGCCTCGAATTCGACTGCGGTGCGGTACTTAATAGCAGTTATGCAGAGATCGCCGGCGTTCCGTTGGCCGCATTTGGAGCGGCCGCTTATTTTGCGGCCTTTTCGCTTGCCCTACTGACGGCGTTCGGCAATCGTATAACGTGGAATTTGTTTGGCATTCAGGCGACAATGATGGCAGTTGTGAGCGGCTATCTTATCTATGTGCAGTATGCGTTTATAAACGCTTGGTGCCAATACTGCCTCATTTCGGCGGGAATTTCGTTTACTTTGTTTTTGCTCTTTTGGGTCTCTGCCTTGTTGAAAACGCGAAAAGCCGTCTAA
- a CDS encoding thioredoxin domain-containing protein translates to MKKTPILLIGAVFAIAVFSGLIFNGCSPSASNTSNTNKPATNANAPKPAQTIPPNSPPGAEPPEQQGSATATVKLEEFADMQCGACATAHPVMNEIKSMYGSRIHFIYRNFPLPMHDKGYDAALAASAAGLQGKFWDMQNMLFSNQKTWASDPTYKQIWKGYAQKVGLDVAKWESDMAGFPVKNRVEADLARGKAVGISSTPTLFVNGTAVPFADMNVTALKTLIDAELQKASGQSSAANKEVAPAKSENTNK, encoded by the coding sequence ATGAAAAAAACACCGATACTTTTAATTGGAGCAGTGTTTGCGATCGCCGTGTTTAGCGGATTGATTTTTAATGGTTGTTCGCCAAGCGCCTCGAACACCTCAAATACAAATAAGCCGGCGACGAATGCCAATGCACCAAAACCGGCACAGACGATACCCCCAAATTCACCTCCGGGAGCAGAGCCGCCTGAGCAGCAGGGTTCAGCGACGGCCACTGTGAAGCTTGAGGAGTTTGCCGATATGCAGTGCGGGGCCTGCGCAACTGCCCATCCGGTGATGAACGAGATCAAGTCAATGTACGGATCGCGCATACATTTTATTTACCGTAATTTCCCGCTTCCAATGCACGATAAAGGCTATGATGCGGCTCTAGCGGCTTCGGCGGCAGGATTACAGGGAAAATTTTGGGATATGCAGAATATGCTTTTCTCTAATCAAAAGACTTGGGCCTCCGATCCAACTTACAAACAGATATGGAAAGGATATGCCCAGAAAGTCGGCTTGGATGTCGCTAAATGGGAATCCGACATGGCCGGATTTCCCGTCAAGAACCGCGTCGAGGCAGACCTGGCCAGAGGAAAGGCGGTGGGAATAAGTTCGACACCTACGTTATTTGTAAACGGTACTGCGGTTCCGTTTGCCGACATGAACGTCACGGCGCTCAAGACTCTGATCGATGCCGAGCTTCAAAAGGCATCGGGCCAAAGCTCGGCTGCTAACAAGGAAGTTGCTCCGGCAAAATCTGAAAATACTAATAAGTGA
- a CDS encoding 1-deoxy-D-xylulose-5-phosphate synthase, producing the protein MKFLSEINSPADLRQLRVEDLQEVADEVRQFIIDTCSRVGGHTGASLGAVELAVAMHYVFDTPNDRLVWDVGHQAYAHKILTGRRDDLHTIKQYGGLSGFLRRDESEYDTFGAGHASTSLSAALGMAVARDKKGEDFHVCAMIGDSSVAGGMAMEAINQAGHLKSRLVVLLNDNGMSIAPAVGSINGYLNRIKEAQSYQHLKEEIGDALESVPGIGGSLRRAAKSFKDAIAAAVLPGALVNELGFKYIGYVDGHNVPDLVRALEEAKKIDDGPVIVHALTTKGKGFPNPEKNYYAYHATGPFDPKTGLPYKSSKVSPPSYTQIFGETMCELMANDESIVALTAAMPDGTGIDKVLEKFPERSFDVGIAEQHAITFCAGMACEGLKPVAAIYSTFLQRAFDQVIHDVCLQDLNVTLAMDRAGIVGADGPTHHGLLDIAYLRGYPNIVLMAPKDEAEMRDMMLTAIEHPGPAALRYPRGNGFGVDISAAPKQIETGKAEILRGEIESGEVAIFAYGSMVYPSVEAGKNLEKDGIAATVINARFVKPLDSEMIIALARNMRLIVTVEDAYLAGGFGSAVLELLEENGLSDKIKVVRMGVPDQIVTHGDPKLLLAEYGLDADGIYNKVVVTLDAMDEKRVNKPQIKAVR; encoded by the coding sequence ATGAAATTCTTATCCGAAATAAATTCTCCTGCCGATTTGCGTCAATTGCGTGTCGAAGATCTGCAAGAAGTCGCGGACGAAGTGCGGCAGTTCATTATCGATACGTGCTCACGCGTTGGCGGCCACACGGGAGCGAGCCTTGGTGCGGTCGAACTGGCTGTCGCGATGCATTATGTTTTTGACACACCAAACGATCGCCTTGTTTGGGATGTTGGCCACCAGGCGTATGCTCATAAAATTTTGACCGGTCGCCGCGACGATCTGCATACGATCAAACAATACGGCGGATTGAGCGGATTTCTGAGACGCGACGAATCGGAATACGACACATTCGGTGCCGGCCACGCTTCGACATCGCTATCGGCGGCGTTGGGAATGGCTGTTGCACGCGATAAGAAAGGCGAAGATTTTCATGTTTGTGCGATGATCGGCGATTCGTCGGTCGCGGGCGGCATGGCGATGGAAGCCATTAATCAGGCAGGCCATTTAAAGTCGCGACTCGTTGTACTGCTCAACGACAACGGTATGTCGATCGCCCCAGCAGTTGGTTCTATCAACGGTTACCTTAACCGGATCAAAGAAGCTCAAAGCTACCAGCATCTTAAGGAAGAGATCGGCGACGCGCTAGAGAGCGTTCCCGGTATCGGCGGATCGCTTCGCCGCGCAGCTAAGTCTTTTAAAGATGCGATTGCCGCAGCGGTTTTGCCGGGTGCTTTGGTAAATGAACTCGGATTCAAATACATCGGCTATGTTGATGGCCACAACGTACCGGACCTTGTTCGAGCACTTGAAGAAGCAAAGAAGATCGACGACGGACCCGTGATTGTCCACGCGCTGACTACAAAAGGTAAGGGCTTTCCCAATCCCGAGAAAAATTACTACGCATATCATGCGACCGGCCCATTCGATCCAAAAACCGGCCTGCCGTATAAATCGAGCAAGGTTTCGCCGCCGAGCTACACGCAGATCTTTGGCGAAACGATGTGCGAACTTATGGCTAACGACGAAAGTATCGTTGCCCTCACGGCCGCGATGCCGGACGGAACGGGCATTGACAAAGTTCTCGAAAAATTTCCCGAGCGTTCGTTTGACGTGGGAATTGCCGAGCAGCATGCAATTACTTTTTGTGCGGGCATGGCTTGCGAGGGATTAAAGCCTGTTGCTGCGATCTACTCGACATTTTTGCAGCGAGCGTTTGACCAGGTGATCCACGACGTTTGTCTGCAAGATCTGAATGTAACCTTGGCAATGGACCGTGCCGGTATTGTAGGTGCTGACGGCCCGACTCATCACGGCCTGCTCGATATTGCTTACTTACGCGGTTATCCAAATATTGTTTTGATGGCACCAAAAGACGAAGCGGAAATGCGCGATATGATGCTCACAGCCATTGAGCATCCAGGTCCTGCGGCCCTGCGTTATCCGCGAGGGAATGGCTTTGGAGTTGACATCAGTGCAGCGCCTAAACAGATCGAGACAGGTAAGGCCGAGATACTCAGAGGCGAAATAGAAAGTGGCGAAGTCGCGATATTTGCTTATGGCTCGATGGTCTATCCGTCAGTTGAGGCGGGTAAGAACCTTGAAAAAGACGGCATTGCCGCAACAGTAATAAATGCTCGCTTCGTAAAGCCGCTCGACAGTGAAATGATCATTGCCCTTGCCCGCAATATGCGGCTGATCGTGACTGTCGAGGATGCCTATCTGGCAGGCGGTTTTGGCTCCGCCGTGCTAGAGCTGCTTGAAGAAAACGGTTTATCAGATAAAATAAAAGTAGTCAGAATGGGTGTGCCCGACCAAATTGTTACGCACGGCGACCCTAAACTTTTGCTTGCTGAGTACGGACTTGATGCCGACGGTATTTACAATAAGGTTGTCGTGACGCTCGATGCAATGGACGAAAAGCGGGTAAACAAACCTCAAATAAAGGCTGTAAGATAA
- a CDS encoding Spy/CpxP family protein refolding chaperone, which produces MSFIHKLSTILTVAVAVFAFSTFTLAQEDKAATPAPEKDKAEKHFKDHKGHGAGRHGMGRGFGHRNRGMMRMMHRLNLTEAQKTQIRSIKDANKPDQTTRDEMRTLFEAKRDGTITAEQKTRFEALKEQKIAKAISVREQILNVLTAEQKAQFEQKKAEMKLRREEFRKQRELRKQTQPAATSETTKEN; this is translated from the coding sequence ATGTCATTTATCCATAAATTATCCACTATTTTAACTGTTGCGGTAGCAGTTTTCGCTTTTTCGACCTTTACACTTGCGCAGGAAGACAAGGCGGCAACGCCAGCTCCTGAAAAAGATAAGGCTGAAAAGCACTTTAAGGATCACAAAGGCCACGGTGCCGGTAGGCATGGCATGGGACGCGGCTTCGGACATCGTAACCGCGGAATGATGCGAATGATGCATAGGCTAAACCTGACCGAGGCACAAAAAACACAGATCCGCTCGATCAAAGACGCGAACAAACCAGATCAAACAACTCGCGACGAGATGCGTACGCTTTTTGAAGCAAAACGTGATGGAACCATCACAGCTGAACAGAAGACAAGGTTTGAAGCACTGAAGGAACAGAAAATAGCAAAGGCTATATCCGTTCGCGAACAGATCTTGAATGTTCTGACCGCAGAGCAAAAAGCTCAGTTTGAGCAAAAAAAGGCAGAAATGAAACTACGACGCGAAGAGTTTCGTAAACAACGTGAACTTCGCAAGCAAACGCAACCGGCTGCAACCAGCGAAACCACAAAAGAAAACTAG
- a CDS encoding VCBS repeat-containing protein: protein MLRSMARLRSPRNAIFVLFAIIGLAVTTASADTGNEKFSSIYYEDVFCGNPISIPVDPTENQPLVTPDARTLAAVNVNIVKFSYDPQNPTIYVGDTVTWTNIDGSGHTTTSNGSIWNSGTLSNGQAFSFTFTSAGTFPYRCSIHAGMTGSITVLGSTPTATPTSSANPTLGNYANTTSPLSSDTTVIPDATPTLSVRMSVSASTSFKGKLEGDPVTGAVRITNAHPAGTYGVRVTSYESGGASTTKFFSLTVTTPAECSPVTFASAVNFGVGIGPRTAAVGDFNGDGNQDIVTANDNANNVSVLLGNGAGSFSSATNFSAGSTPYSVAVGDFNGDGKQDIAVANLASNNVSVFLGNGAGSFSTATNFAAGPNPTTVAVGNFNGDGYQDLAVSHLGSTSVSVLLGTGAGTFGTLTNFSIGVTSYSLVLGDFNNDGKQDIATANRNAGTVSVLLGNGAGGFGAASSLTVGIEPASITVGDFNGDGNQDIATANDFSNDVSVLLGDGLGVFSSATDFTAASGAFSVAVGDLNSDGKQDLLTANFSAFNVSTLLGNGLGSFSSPVNFSAGSQPFGVAVGDFNGDDRQDLAVANHSGSSVSILLRNGCTASSPTPTHTLTSTPTNTPTPTNTATATFTATATSTSTSTPTATATITFTPTNTPTPTVVAISGTVTYGNAIGAPNPRSVSNVLLSGVGSPDVSGMSNFPGGTYTLTGFGAGSYTVTPTKTTGQNGITSFDAAKVAQHATGIAILTGTQLLVADVSNNGSVSSFDAGYIGKYIVGAPPFGITGAWVFNPVSRTYPSVTSSLSEEDYTAVLMGEVSGNWTNSGARGVGRWQKAVGAERNISVNIPNLTATHGKETIVPVSVEAIADKGILSCEFILLYDPSVVQPLGEPVDVVGTISRGLTVIANTTEPGRLRVVMYGPLEIDANGLLLNFRFQAVGELGSVSPLMWENIMFNEGETLVDVVNGMIELE, encoded by the coding sequence ATGTTGCGCTCGATGGCTCGGCTTCGTTCGCCGCGTAATGCTATTTTTGTTTTATTTGCGATAATCGGACTTGCCGTCACGACAGCGTCAGCTGACACCGGTAACGAAAAATTTTCTTCAATCTATTACGAGGATGTTTTTTGCGGCAATCCTATCTCCATTCCAGTTGATCCAACAGAAAACCAGCCGCTTGTGACTCCTGACGCGAGAACGCTTGCAGCCGTCAATGTCAATATCGTTAAATTCTCATATGACCCGCAAAACCCAACTATTTATGTTGGTGATACCGTAACTTGGACCAATATCGACGGCTCAGGACATACCACAACCAGTAACGGTTCGATCTGGAATTCGGGTACCTTATCGAACGGGCAAGCCTTTAGTTTCACATTCACCAGTGCCGGTACTTTTCCATATCGCTGTTCCATTCACGCCGGGATGACAGGCAGCATTACTGTCCTGGGATCGACGCCAACAGCGACACCAACGAGCAGCGCAAACCCAACGCTTGGTAATTACGCAAACACAACATCACCGCTGAGTTCCGATACAACGGTTATTCCCGATGCCACGCCGACATTATCCGTAAGAATGAGTGTTTCGGCCTCTACCAGTTTCAAGGGCAAACTTGAAGGCGATCCGGTTACTGGCGCGGTTCGGATAACTAACGCGCATCCGGCTGGAACGTACGGTGTGAGAGTCACAAGTTACGAAAGCGGCGGAGCGAGTACGACAAAATTTTTCAGCCTTACTGTGACGACGCCCGCTGAGTGCAGCCCTGTTACTTTCGCATCGGCCGTGAATTTTGGCGTTGGCATCGGTCCGCGCACCGCAGCAGTCGGTGATTTTAACGGTGATGGAAACCAGGACATTGTTACTGCCAATGACAACGCAAATAATGTTTCAGTCTTGCTGGGAAACGGAGCGGGAAGTTTTAGCTCAGCTACAAATTTTAGCGCTGGTTCTACTCCGTACTCGGTCGCTGTAGGTGATTTTAACGGTGACGGTAAGCAGGATATTGCCGTTGCAAATCTCGCATCAAATAATGTGTCGGTCTTTTTGGGAAATGGCGCCGGTAGTTTTAGCACGGCGACAAATTTTGCCGCCGGTCCAAATCCGACCACAGTGGCGGTTGGCAATTTCAATGGCGATGGGTATCAGGACCTTGCGGTTTCTCACCTTGGTTCTACGAGCGTGTCTGTCCTTTTGGGCACTGGAGCCGGTACCTTCGGCACACTTACAAACTTCAGCATAGGTGTTACCTCATATTCATTGGTTTTGGGTGATTTTAATAACGACGGAAAGCAAGACATCGCTACGGCTAACCGAAATGCAGGCACGGTGTCAGTTCTTTTGGGAAATGGCGCAGGAGGCTTTGGGGCTGCATCGAGCTTGACCGTTGGTATAGAACCAGCCTCAATTACTGTTGGTGATTTTAATGGAGACGGCAATCAGGACATCGCTACAGCCAATGACTTTTCTAATGATGTATCCGTTCTCTTAGGTGACGGATTAGGCGTGTTTAGTTCGGCGACAGATTTCACCGCGGCCAGCGGCGCATTTTCCGTTGCAGTCGGCGACCTAAACAGTGACGGCAAGCAAGATCTGTTGACTGCCAATTTCAGCGCGTTCAATGTCTCGACTCTGCTTGGAAATGGGCTTGGCAGTTTCAGCTCCCCTGTGAACTTCAGCGCGGGAAGTCAACCTTTTGGGGTTGCTGTGGGTGATTTTAACGGTGACGACAGACAAGATCTCGCCGTTGCAAACCATAGTGGAAGCAGCGTATCCATCCTGTTGCGCAATGGCTGTACTGCGTCGTCACCAACTCCGACACACACGTTGACCAGCACTCCGACAAATACACCAACACCGACTAATACGGCGACAGCGACATTTACGGCAACCGCAACTTCAACAAGTACTTCCACACCGACGGCAACCGCGACCATCACGTTCACGCCAACGAATACGCCAACGCCAACTGTAGTTGCGATCAGCGGAACTGTTACTTACGGTAATGCGATCGGTGCACCGAATCCCCGTTCTGTTTCAAATGTTTTGTTAAGCGGTGTAGGTTCGCCTGATGTTTCCGGGATGTCTAATTTTCCAGGCGGCACCTATACTCTGACTGGTTTTGGAGCAGGTTCCTATACCGTCACGCCTACCAAGACAACAGGACAAAACGGGATTACGTCGTTCGACGCAGCGAAGGTCGCTCAGCATGCAACGGGGATAGCGATCCTGACCGGAACTCAACTGCTCGTCGCCGACGTGAGCAATAACGGATCTGTTTCATCATTCGATGCGGGATATATCGGCAAATATATAGTTGGAGCACCGCCTTTTGGTATAACGGGAGCTTGGGTATTCAACCCCGTCAGCAGAACATATCCGTCGGTTACTTCCAGCCTCTCAGAAGAAGACTATACGGCTGTGCTAATGGGTGAGGTCTCCGGAAATTGGACAAACAGCGGTGCAAGGGGAGTTGGCAGGTGGCAGAAGGCTGTTGGGGCTGAGAGAAATATTTCTGTCAACATTCCAAATCTCACGGCGACCCATGGCAAGGAGACCATCGTTCCCGTAAGCGTTGAGGCAATTGCCGATAAAGGAATTCTCTCCTGTGAGTTTATTCTCCTATACGACCCATCGGTCGTTCAACCGCTTGGCGAACCGGTCGATGTCGTCGGAACAATCAGCCGCGGGCTTACAGTTATTGCGAATACCACTGAACCGGGCAGGTTGCGAGTCGTTATGTATGGCCCACTCGAGATCGACGCTAACGGCTTGCTTTTGAATTTTCGCTTTCAGGCGGTTGGAGAACTCGGTTCGGTCTCGCCGCTTATGTGGGAGAACATTATGTTCAACGAAGGCGAGACACTGGTAGATGTTGTCAACGGGATGATCGAGCTGGAATAA
- a CDS encoding YtxH domain-containing protein, whose translation MRHEREETSVATKLTYLIVGGGIGAVIALLFAPKSGQELRDDLADATRKGLEKSKETAAQLQEKAGEYYEVSREKATDLYQTAAEKAGELTEKAKSAAANTANPFSAAIEAGKSAYTQEKRKTESKSISEGRASYPVDKEK comes from the coding sequence ATGAGACATGAAAGAGAAGAGACAAGCGTGGCCACAAAGTTGACCTATTTGATCGTTGGCGGCGGCATCGGAGCGGTAATTGCACTGCTTTTCGCACCAAAATCAGGCCAAGAACTGCGTGACGACCTTGCGGACGCGACTAGAAAAGGACTTGAAAAAAGTAAAGAAACTGCTGCCCAATTGCAGGAGAAAGCAGGTGAGTATTACGAAGTTTCACGTGAAAAGGCTACCGACCTTTACCAAACTGCAGCCGAAAAAGCAGGCGAATTGACAGAAAAGGCCAAATCCGCAGCTGCAAACACTGCAAATCCGTTCTCAGCGGCGATCGAAGCAGGAAAGAGTGCTTACACGCAGGAAAAACGCAAGACGGAGTCAAAATCGATCTCTGAAGGCAGAGCAAGCTATCCGGTCGATAAAGAAAAATAA